The proteins below come from a single Saccharophagus degradans 2-40 genomic window:
- a CDS encoding STAS domain-containing protein produces MPISSSVSSDGGTLTITVNGRFDATLLDEFRRSYEDIAGPAVKNYTVDLGKTEHLDSSALGMLLVLRDYAGGDKAAITITNCSPEVKKIFSISSFEQLFKIQ; encoded by the coding sequence ATGCCTATTAGTTCTTCTGTTTCTAGTGACGGTGGTACCCTAACTATTACTGTAAACGGTCGTTTTGATGCGACCCTTCTCGACGAGTTTCGACGTAGCTACGAGGATATAGCAGGTCCAGCTGTCAAAAATTACACTGTAGATCTGGGTAAAACCGAGCATTTAGATAGCTCTGCGCTGGGTATGCTGTTAGTGCTGCGCGATTATGCCGGTGGAGATAAAGCTGCAATTACAATTACTAATTGTTCGCCAGAGGTTAAGAAAATATTTTCTATCTCTAGTTTTGAGCAGCTATTTAAAATTCAGTAA
- a CDS encoding substrate-binding domain-containing protein: MTSASQPDNQHIAVFSPYLQGFYLGEIVDQIRQLCSINHYKFTAIRTDSLATFDIPLGVSHFTGVIILKNAISPALADRILTMGIPVVSIAYDYYPLEIPVVGCDNEQAVALAYNYLKELGHNQIAYVGDFSQYDLRKRFEYFGKLCDQDKDSNSDLDTFYPVDNSLYRGGLNAAKAFLKRGDTSTAVICGAGLTAIGFYEKINKSNRKIDVVGFDATSITPIYAPNIIAVDQNLHLIAHKALAVIKNIQQQEEVQREEQVPARLILPNENKDATLNDYMVTCTEKNIFANPNYAKALITNNYEWTKQIIDSNLDELMSIYPVFRDFMQAGLLCRTKLGANNETQLVATRAYTESETINLGSMDPPLSFSADTYPVEKHNSHIFIEGMINTHFPITVGGKNWGVLSFSGPANLAETNSSYMGFTSYVDTVTQNLAHVLLAKTVLKTSE; encoded by the coding sequence ATGACAAGTGCCTCCCAACCAGATAATCAGCACATCGCCGTATTTTCACCCTACCTGCAAGGTTTTTACCTTGGCGAAATTGTCGATCAAATTCGACAGCTATGCTCAATCAACCACTACAAGTTCACAGCGATTCGCACAGATAGCCTAGCCACTTTTGATATCCCCCTTGGAGTATCACATTTTACCGGCGTAATAATACTCAAAAATGCTATATCACCCGCCTTAGCAGACCGGATTCTTACAATGGGTATTCCTGTTGTATCCATAGCCTATGACTACTACCCGCTGGAAATTCCAGTGGTAGGGTGTGACAACGAACAGGCTGTAGCCCTAGCCTATAACTATTTAAAAGAACTTGGTCACAATCAAATTGCTTATGTTGGTGATTTTAGTCAATACGATTTGCGTAAACGCTTTGAGTATTTTGGTAAATTATGCGATCAAGACAAGGACAGCAATAGCGACTTAGACACTTTTTACCCAGTAGATAATTCCCTATACCGCGGAGGGCTGAATGCAGCCAAAGCATTCCTCAAACGCGGCGACACCTCCACGGCGGTTATTTGTGGGGCTGGGCTTACCGCTATAGGGTTTTATGAAAAGATAAACAAGAGCAACCGCAAAATAGATGTGGTTGGTTTTGACGCCACATCTATCACACCTATTTACGCGCCAAACATCATAGCCGTTGATCAAAACTTGCATTTAATTGCGCATAAAGCACTTGCTGTAATAAAGAATATTCAGCAACAGGAAGAGGTTCAGCGTGAAGAGCAAGTACCGGCACGCTTGATACTGCCCAACGAGAATAAAGACGCCACATTAAACGACTACATGGTAACGTGCACAGAAAAAAACATCTTCGCGAACCCCAATTACGCTAAAGCTTTAATAACCAACAACTACGAATGGACTAAGCAGATAATTGACAGCAACCTAGATGAATTAATGAGTATTTACCCCGTATTTAGAGATTTTATGCAAGCTGGGCTGCTGTGTAGAACAAAACTAGGAGCCAATAACGAAACTCAACTTGTAGCCACACGCGCTTATACAGAATCCGAAACAATTAATCTAGGAAGCATGGACCCGCCTTTAAGCTTCAGTGCAGACACTTACCCTGTTGAAAAGCACAACTCCCATATATTTATAGAGGGCATGATAAACACCCACTTTCCTATAACGGTGGGCGGTAAAAACTGGGGCGTACTTAGCTTTTCTGGACCTGCTAATTTAGCGGAGACAAACAGTAGCTACATGGGCTTTACAAGCTATGTTGATACTGTCACACAAAATTTAGCCCACGTGCTTTTGGCGAAAACGGTACTAAAAACGAGCGAATGA
- a CDS encoding substrate-binding domain-containing protein, with the protein MSALHLCVIAPYLQGGYMGEIINHIRRACATREYRFTLIRTNSLGEFSLNLGASEFDGVITIRNAASPKMVEYLQNRAIPVVAIAHDYFPLDVPIITSNNAKGMDLAFNYLLERGHKKITFIGDLSQYDLRKRFERFCELLDENKLQLTDKSLICVDDTLFTGGREAAAQFIKHVDQVDAVICGAGNTGMGFVKQLKAQGVNLPEKLEAISFDDVAFMELITPGMPRIDQNLDQVAAHALEALEALITQTPLTTHTLHVDPTLIIGKPATAERNWQMRVHELDGLNNLNYVDSLVNNSFELTHKILNSNLDKLMSLAPLFQQHMHLACLAELKKDKFNRTRLNIKKIFESASAEVLLLEDEENLVPVESYPGKAFKEKYGNNHPTLVHFPIFVDDVLWGFISVFGDPQRASYPTSFTGFTGYMDTIAHSYSLLLSKQQHEVESETTEPLISDTPDILTPCLKWDLETGSVVWNEKALEKLGFTTDLEKSIYRNMEVFDRVHPEDEHNLRKEITLSLSHLDRMNTLVRLKLAQGGYAQFRIEGEVVQKKDDRAVIYRCVISQIN; encoded by the coding sequence ATGAGCGCGCTCCACCTTTGTGTTATTGCACCCTATTTACAAGGCGGCTATATGGGAGAGATTATCAACCATATACGCCGAGCTTGCGCCACAAGAGAGTATAGATTTACGCTCATCCGTACCAATAGCCTTGGCGAATTTTCCCTTAACCTAGGCGCTAGCGAGTTTGATGGGGTAATTACCATTCGAAATGCAGCCAGCCCAAAAATGGTAGAGTACCTGCAGAACAGAGCAATTCCTGTTGTAGCCATAGCACACGATTATTTCCCGCTAGATGTTCCTATTATCACATCAAACAATGCCAAAGGCATGGATCTAGCGTTTAATTATTTACTAGAACGCGGCCATAAAAAAATCACATTTATAGGCGATTTATCACAATACGATTTACGCAAACGCTTTGAACGTTTTTGCGAACTACTGGATGAGAACAAATTACAACTTACCGATAAAAGCCTAATATGCGTAGACGACACCCTCTTTACTGGTGGCAGAGAAGCCGCTGCTCAGTTTATTAAACATGTAGATCAAGTTGATGCCGTTATTTGCGGTGCTGGCAACACAGGCATGGGCTTTGTTAAGCAACTCAAAGCACAGGGTGTAAATTTACCAGAAAAATTAGAAGCAATTAGTTTTGACGACGTAGCATTTATGGAGCTAATCACACCCGGCATGCCTAGGATCGATCAGAACTTAGATCAAGTTGCAGCGCACGCACTAGAGGCCCTTGAGGCTCTTATTACGCAGACGCCCCTTACAACTCATACGTTACATGTTGATCCAACATTAATAATCGGCAAACCTGCTACTGCAGAACGCAACTGGCAAATGAGAGTTCATGAGCTAGATGGGCTAAATAACCTTAACTATGTTGATTCATTGGTAAACAATAGCTTCGAACTAACGCATAAAATTCTTAATTCCAACCTCGATAAACTCATGAGTTTGGCTCCGTTATTTCAGCAACACATGCACCTAGCATGCTTAGCTGAACTTAAAAAAGACAAGTTCAATAGAACCAGATTAAATATTAAAAAGATATTTGAAAGCGCTTCGGCGGAAGTACTATTGCTCGAAGATGAAGAAAACCTAGTACCTGTTGAGTCGTACCCCGGCAAGGCATTTAAAGAGAAGTATGGCAACAACCACCCAACCCTTGTTCACTTCCCTATTTTTGTTGACGATGTGCTATGGGGTTTTATTAGTGTATTTGGCGACCCACAGAGGGCTTCCTACCCCACTTCGTTTACTGGGTTTACGGGGTATATGGATACCATTGCACACAGTTATTCTTTATTACTTTCAAAGCAACAACACGAAGTAGAGTCAGAAACAACCGAACCATTAATAAGCGACACCCCCGATATATTAACCCCGTGCTTAAAATGGGATTTAGAAACGGGCAGTGTAGTATGGAACGAGAAAGCGCTTGAAAAACTCGGATTTACTACTGACCTAGAAAAAAGCATTTACCGCAACATGGAAGTGTTCGATCGCGTTCACCCTGAAGATGAGCACAACTTGCGTAAAGAAATCACATTAAGCTTATCGCACTTAGACAGGATGAATACTTTAGTGCGCCTTAAACTCGCGCAAGGTGGCTACGCTCAGTTTAGAATTGAAGGTGAAGTAGTTCAGAAAAAGGACGACCGCGCAGTAATATACCGCTGTGTAATATCGCAAATAAACTAA
- the fliJ gene encoding flagellar export protein FliJ yields the protein MAKSDRLQVVVDMARREEDAAAEKLATIQKQLNNEISRLRDLEEYYGQYEQSQQMLRTGVNAQDLARIRNFLQQLAMAKQAQMLQIQRVEGVQRQAREAWQACHLKHKLMKDMIARYKTEEQAVLDKNEQKMLDEWFNSQNDR from the coding sequence GTGGCTAAATCAGATCGATTGCAAGTAGTGGTAGATATGGCGCGACGCGAAGAGGATGCTGCGGCAGAAAAACTTGCTACCATTCAAAAACAATTAAATAACGAAATCTCACGTCTGCGCGATTTAGAAGAATATTATGGTCAATATGAACAAAGCCAGCAAATGCTGCGAACGGGTGTAAACGCGCAAGATTTAGCTAGAATTCGTAATTTCCTGCAGCAGCTGGCAATGGCTAAGCAAGCACAAATGTTACAAATACAGCGTGTGGAAGGCGTTCAGCGGCAAGCGCGCGAAGCGTGGCAAGCATGCCACTTAAAACACAAGCTAATGAAAGACATGATTGCGAGGTACAAAACAGAAGAGCAGGCAGTGTTAGATAAAAACGAACAAAAAATGCTAGATGAATGGTTTAACAGCCAAAATGATCGTTAG
- the fliI gene encoding flagellar protein export ATPase FliI, which translates to MTRHDTIGAPIAERLKPFRNYKLLDHLPTAQGRLTRMVGLTLEAVGLNVPVGSQCRVVLPHNKNIDAEVVGFNGDKTYLMPVQKVEGLQPGARVVPLDAHQHMAIGEHLRGRIINGIGQPLDGKGPLPGKSNVDMAPSAINPLSRHPIDAPLDVGVRAINGLLTVGRGQRIGLFAGSGVGKSVLLGMMTRFTTADIVVVGLIGERGREVKEFIDQILGDAGMSRAVVIASPADDAPLMRLRAAELCTRVAEFFRDQGLNCLLLMDSLTRYAQAQREISLAIGEPPATKGYPPSVFSKIPELVERAGNADKGGGSITAFYTVLTEGDDLQDPIADSARAILDGHIVLSRDLAEEGIYPAIDISASVSRVMPSIVTPDHLQKAQKFKALLSRYRANKDLISIGAYTPGTDPNIDGAIERYPHLNKYICQGMKEASGLVPSMEQLFNVIAPTERTERKLGG; encoded by the coding sequence ATGACCAGGCATGATACTATTGGCGCGCCTATCGCAGAAAGGTTAAAGCCTTTTCGCAATTACAAGTTGTTAGATCACCTTCCTACAGCTCAAGGCCGGCTTACACGTATGGTTGGGCTTACTCTCGAAGCTGTTGGCTTAAATGTACCCGTAGGCAGCCAGTGCCGAGTGGTGTTGCCCCATAATAAAAATATCGACGCCGAAGTGGTAGGGTTTAACGGCGATAAAACCTATTTAATGCCGGTGCAAAAAGTTGAAGGCCTGCAACCAGGTGCGCGTGTTGTACCGCTTGATGCGCATCAGCATATGGCTATTGGCGAGCACTTGCGTGGGCGAATTATTAACGGTATTGGCCAGCCTTTAGATGGCAAGGGGCCGCTACCCGGTAAATCGAATGTGGATATGGCGCCAAGTGCAATAAACCCATTGTCTCGGCACCCCATAGATGCACCGCTAGATGTAGGTGTGCGTGCAATAAATGGCTTGCTAACAGTTGGTAGAGGCCAGCGCATTGGTTTGTTTGCTGGCTCGGGTGTGGGTAAGAGTGTATTGCTCGGTATGATGACTCGCTTTACAACGGCCGATATTGTTGTTGTAGGCTTAATTGGCGAGCGTGGTCGCGAAGTTAAAGAGTTTATTGATCAAATTCTTGGGGACGCTGGCATGTCTCGCGCTGTCGTTATCGCATCTCCGGCAGACGATGCACCGCTAATGCGTTTGCGCGCGGCTGAATTGTGTACCCGCGTAGCAGAATTTTTTCGCGATCAAGGGTTAAATTGTTTACTGCTTATGGATTCGCTCACGCGCTATGCGCAAGCACAACGGGAAATCTCATTGGCGATAGGTGAGCCACCCGCAACCAAAGGCTACCCACCGTCGGTTTTTTCTAAAATACCAGAATTAGTTGAGCGTGCAGGTAATGCCGATAAGGGCGGCGGTTCGATAACGGCTTTTTACACAGTTCTTACCGAAGGGGATGACCTACAAGACCCAATAGCCGATTCCGCCCGCGCAATTTTAGATGGCCATATAGTGTTATCGCGCGATTTAGCCGAGGAGGGCATTTACCCAGCAATAGATATTTCCGCATCGGTAAGCCGTGTGATGCCCAGCATTGTTACTCCCGACCATTTACAAAAAGCGCAAAAATTTAAAGCATTACTGTCACGTTACAGAGCGAACAAAGACTTAATTTCGATAGGTGCATATACCCCCGGCACCGACCCAAATATTGATGGAGCCATAGAGCGCTACCCGCATTTAAATAAATATATTTGCCAAGGTATGAAAGAAGCATCTGGTTTGGTACCCAGCATGGAGCAGTTGTTTAATGTAATAGCGCCAACGGAGAGAACGGAGCGTAAGCTAGGTGGCTAA
- a CDS encoding FliH/SctL family protein — translation MADNKSNTHAPFEIIRQEEGVESWAPPSMTVPGRVVQSAIKEKKRAKNESIEDIPPSKRPPPLTADALQKMAAEAKEEGFAEGRAEGLQSGHTEGYNKGFDAGSKKAYQETLTSIENERARLASIAEELLLPMQKQQQDLEQIVVDIAVNMAKKILQAEISTDPSLLFALVNRAINELPVGAKNIHVSLNQQDAELMAGLAEETAGIKEWPVHIDNSLTSGGCRVTSDESLIDFDVSTRIAKYFDEARESVEAEDDEDYPPMIERPEPIGDGNRGLASDTELEREKAEGDESELDFVEADGQAEDSKTEDSERESNKTDREAEAGEARQASKAGSSPLKSEEEPSDDQA, via the coding sequence ATGGCAGATAACAAAAGCAACACACATGCACCGTTCGAGATTATACGCCAAGAAGAGGGGGTAGAGTCTTGGGCGCCGCCCAGCATGACGGTACCTGGTCGTGTAGTACAAAGTGCAATTAAAGAAAAAAAACGCGCTAAAAACGAATCTATTGAAGATATTCCCCCATCCAAACGACCACCGCCTCTAACCGCTGATGCGCTTCAAAAAATGGCTGCCGAGGCCAAAGAAGAGGGTTTTGCCGAGGGTAGAGCAGAAGGTCTGCAATCGGGTCACACCGAGGGATATAACAAAGGCTTCGATGCTGGCAGTAAAAAAGCATATCAAGAAACATTAACCTCTATAGAAAATGAGCGCGCGCGCTTAGCGTCTATTGCCGAAGAATTGTTGTTGCCAATGCAAAAGCAACAACAGGATCTAGAGCAAATAGTGGTTGATATTGCTGTGAATATGGCAAAAAAAATATTACAAGCCGAGATAAGCACCGACCCTTCGCTGCTATTTGCGCTTGTAAACCGAGCCATAAATGAGTTGCCGGTAGGGGCAAAAAATATACACGTTTCACTCAACCAGCAAGATGCAGAGTTAATGGCAGGTTTAGCTGAAGAAACTGCAGGAATTAAAGAGTGGCCAGTCCATATAGATAACTCTTTAACATCTGGTGGTTGCCGCGTAACCAGCGATGAAAGCCTTATTGATTTTGATGTAAGTACGCGTATAGCAAAGTATTTCGACGAGGCACGCGAGAGCGTCGAGGCTGAAGACGACGAAGATTATCCCCCAATGATCGAACGACCTGAGCCGATTGGTGATGGCAATAGAGGTTTAGCAAGCGATACTGAGCTGGAAAGAGAAAAAGCAGAAGGGGATGAATCAGAGTTGGATTTCGTGGAAGCTGACGGTCAGGCAGAGGACAGTAAAACAGAAGACTCTGAAAGAGAAAGCAATAAAACAGATAGAGAAGCAGAGGCGGGTGAGGCGAGGCAAGCGTCTAAAGCGGGTAGTAGTCCTTTAAAGTCTGAAGAAGAGCCAAGCGATGACCAGGCATGA
- the fliG gene encoding flagellar motor switch protein FliG — MSPKPNEAGDKSQPPAVKINRVDQAAILLMTLGESAAAEILKHMGPKEVQRLGTAMAQLNNVQQYEVEVVLSNFMEEVRTQTGLGMGADNYIRNMLVTALGEDKANGLIDRILLGGNTTGLDTLKWMDPRSVADIIRNEHPQIQAIVLAYLDADQSAEVLTFFQEKVRLDVMMRVASLDTVQPGALQELNDILEKQFSGNAGSQNKALGGFKTAAEIVNNLESSVSTELLDSIKEVDEDLGTQIQDLMFVFDNLKDVDARGIQALLREVSSDVLIIALKGADDILQEKIFENMSKRAAELLRDDLEAKGPVKVSEVEGAQKEILTIARRMADAGEINLGGGGEDML, encoded by the coding sequence ATGAGTCCAAAGCCCAATGAAGCTGGCGATAAATCTCAACCCCCTGCGGTAAAAATTAATCGCGTCGATCAAGCTGCAATATTGCTTATGACATTAGGTGAATCTGCCGCGGCTGAAATTTTAAAACATATGGGCCCCAAAGAGGTACAGCGCCTTGGTACTGCTATGGCGCAATTAAATAATGTGCAGCAATACGAAGTAGAGGTTGTGTTATCAAACTTTATGGAGGAAGTACGCACGCAAACAGGTTTGGGTATGGGGGCCGATAATTACATTCGCAACATGCTAGTGACAGCACTGGGCGAAGATAAAGCCAATGGCCTTATAGACCGCATATTGTTGGGCGGTAATACTACCGGTTTAGATACCTTAAAGTGGATGGACCCGCGCTCGGTTGCCGATATTATTCGCAACGAGCACCCGCAAATTCAGGCCATTGTATTGGCGTACCTCGATGCGGACCAATCCGCAGAAGTGCTCACGTTTTTCCAAGAAAAAGTACGCTTAGATGTAATGATGCGTGTAGCTTCGCTCGATACAGTACAGCCCGGTGCTCTGCAAGAGCTTAACGATATTCTAGAAAAACAATTTAGTGGTAATGCAGGTTCGCAAAACAAAGCCTTGGGTGGCTTTAAAACGGCGGCTGAGATTGTTAATAACCTAGAAAGCTCGGTAAGTACTGAATTGCTAGATAGTATTAAAGAAGTCGACGAAGATTTAGGTACACAAATTCAAGATTTAATGTTTGTGTTCGACAACTTAAAAGATGTGGATGCACGCGGTATTCAAGCGTTGTTGCGCGAAGTGTCGTCCGACGTTTTAATTATCGCGCTGAAAGGTGCAGACGACATACTGCAAGAAAAAATATTCGAAAATATGTCCAAACGCGCCGCCGAGCTGTTACGCGACGATTTGGAAGCAAAAGGCCCAGTCAAGGTATCCGAAGTGGAAGGTGCACAAAAAGAAATTCTTACTATTGCGCGCAGAATGGCCGATGCGGGCGAAATAAACTTAGGTGGTGGCGGCGAAGATATGCTTTAG
- the fliF gene encoding flagellar basal-body MS-ring/collar protein FliF: MAQAPAHTSTNDLIDGFNNLNIIRQAGLMVGLAASVAIGFAVVLWSQGEDYKPLYGSLDRLDSSEVGAILDFNEIPYKIDGSTGALLVAVDEVHRARLVLAENGIQGDNSTGYELLDQEQPLGTSQFMEATRYKRGIEGELARTIASINSVRGARVHLAIPKRSVFVGDGRKPSASVFLDLYPGRPIKPKQIQGIANLVASSIPELQVENVTVVDQKGNLLTTGIAEDKDLLIAGQHLEYTQKVEDGMIMRVRRLLSPILGDQNFKTEVAADIDFTEIEQAEEVFNPDLPAVRSEQTVEEQRIGSGAPGGIPGALTNQPPADGQAPEQAGQGGEGAGGQPSNTRSQAVRNYELDRTVSYTKREKGRLRRLTVAVVIDDKKTINPETGAVERTQWTQQELERFAILVRDAVGYSAVRGDSVNILNEAFLPEPAIEVLDDLPFWQNESILKLIKPIAGALIIVALLVGLVRPVLKSLAVAGVKTREQDEAKEMAALQAAGMDGFDSLSDETVTLTGGDALALPSPEEGYEQQLNAVKGLVAEDAGRVAQVIKRWINEE, from the coding sequence ATGGCCCAAGCGCCCGCGCATACAAGCACTAACGATCTAATAGATGGGTTTAACAACCTAAACATTATTCGCCAAGCCGGTTTAATGGTAGGGCTTGCGGCAAGTGTGGCTATTGGTTTTGCGGTTGTACTTTGGAGTCAAGGGGAAGATTACAAACCGCTATATGGTAGTTTGGATCGATTAGATTCTTCTGAAGTAGGCGCGATTTTAGATTTTAACGAGATTCCCTACAAAATAGATGGCTCGACCGGTGCGCTGCTAGTGGCGGTGGATGAAGTGCATAGAGCGCGCTTGGTGTTAGCAGAAAATGGCATTCAAGGTGATAACTCAACGGGTTACGAGTTACTCGACCAAGAGCAACCGTTAGGTACAAGTCAATTTATGGAAGCAACGCGCTACAAGCGCGGCATAGAAGGTGAATTGGCTCGAACTATTGCCAGCATAAATTCGGTACGCGGTGCACGTGTACACCTAGCAATTCCAAAGCGCTCTGTATTTGTAGGGGATGGTCGCAAGCCTAGCGCGTCGGTATTTTTAGATTTATACCCAGGCAGGCCCATCAAACCAAAACAAATTCAAGGTATTGCTAATTTGGTAGCTAGCAGTATTCCAGAGTTGCAAGTAGAGAATGTTACCGTTGTAGATCAAAAGGGCAACCTACTTACTACAGGTATTGCAGAAGACAAAGACTTACTTATTGCCGGGCAACATTTGGAATATACGCAAAAAGTAGAAGACGGCATGATAATGCGCGTACGTCGTTTGCTGTCGCCAATATTAGGCGATCAGAACTTTAAAACCGAAGTTGCAGCCGATATTGATTTTACTGAAATAGAACAAGCCGAAGAAGTATTTAACCCCGACTTACCCGCTGTGCGCAGCGAGCAAACCGTCGAAGAACAGCGTATTGGCAGTGGCGCGCCTGGCGGCATTCCTGGTGCCCTTACCAATCAACCACCCGCAGATGGGCAGGCGCCAGAGCAAGCTGGGCAGGGCGGCGAAGGTGCAGGTGGTCAACCCAGTAATACTCGCTCGCAGGCCGTGCGTAATTACGAGCTAGATAGAACGGTTAGCTATACCAAGCGTGAGAAAGGTCGCTTGCGCAGGTTAACGGTTGCTGTAGTAATAGACGATAAAAAAACAATTAACCCCGAAACTGGCGCCGTAGAGCGCACCCAGTGGACACAGCAAGAACTAGAACGCTTCGCTATACTTGTAAGAGATGCAGTGGGTTACTCTGCTGTGCGGGGTGACAGTGTCAATATACTCAACGAAGCGTTTTTACCCGAGCCGGCCATCGAGGTATTGGACGACCTACCGTTTTGGCAGAACGAAAGTATTTTAAAGCTAATTAAACCCATAGCCGGCGCATTAATTATTGTAGCGTTGTTGGTGGGGTTAGTACGCCCAGTGCTTAAAAGCTTGGCTGTGGCGGGAGTAAAAACAAGAGAGCAAGACGAAGCGAAAGAAATGGCCGCATTGCAAGCTGCAGGTATGGATGGTTTTGACTCGCTTTCGGATGAAACGGTTACCCTCACCGGTGGGGATGCACTTGCACTACCCAGCCCAGAAGAAGGGTACGAACAGCAGCTTAATGCTGTGAAGGGGCTAGTGGCAGAAGATGCTGGTCGTGTGGCACAAGTAATTAAACGATGGATAAATGAAGAATGA
- the fliE gene encoding flagellar hook-basal body complex protein FliE — protein MTDRVDINRVLMEIRSFKAQNQAMNSVQGVGNSLEGVNNTRGTQQVNGPRFGELLEQAVSKVNEVQQASGAMSQAYIQGDSNVGITDVMIASQKAGVAFDAMVQVRNKLVEAYKDVMNMPI, from the coding sequence ATGACTGACCGAGTAGATATTAATCGCGTGCTTATGGAGATCCGATCCTTTAAAGCACAAAACCAGGCAATGAATTCTGTACAGGGTGTGGGCAACTCCCTTGAGGGCGTTAACAACACGCGCGGCACTCAGCAAGTAAACGGCCCTCGCTTTGGTGAACTACTCGAGCAGGCGGTTAGTAAAGTGAACGAAGTGCAACAGGCATCTGGCGCTATGTCGCAAGCGTATATTCAAGGTGATTCTAACGTAGGTATTACCGACGTGATGATTGCCTCACAAAAGGCAGGTGTGGCATTTGATGCGATGGTGCAAGTTCGAAATAAGTTAGTAGAAGCCTATAAAGATGTGATGAACATGCCGATTTAA
- a CDS encoding PA3496 family putative envelope integrity protein: MGGGVLDSNLDMTDDMAESAILAEGNAHSIDSRRRLEDKIEELRLRREMQEFDFDFDS, encoded by the coding sequence ATGGGTGGTGGGGTCTTGGATAGTAACCTAGATATGACTGACGATATGGCGGAATCGGCGATCCTTGCAGAAGGTAATGCCCATTCTATTGACTCTCGACGACGTTTAGAAGATAAAATAGAAGAATTGCGTTTACGGCGAGAAATGCAAGAATTCGATTTTGACTTCGATTCGTAA